The Daucus carota subsp. sativus chromosome 7, DH1 v3.0, whole genome shotgun sequence genome window below encodes:
- the LOC108195480 gene encoding probable calcium-binding protein CML45 encodes MSDPVSVGGIILMGIKSASLTSLVSIGVLFMVLCCLIELYDDFYSSVVQPSLDFLSVRWKCYSAKGTNSQVRKMILNPRSKDEDHDHQDTKWILREEVEMVIKRLGLSWEPNCDMKLPEIFTSHDIANMFNANEPSLGEVKQAFDLFDENSDGYIDQNELARVLKRLGLKEFSETECRKMIKIYDRNRDGLIDFSEFCELVDDSFC; translated from the coding sequence ATGAGTGATCCAGTTTCGGTTGGGGGGATAATCTTGATGGGAATCAAGTCAGCTAGCCTCACATCGCTTGTCAGCATTGGCGTATTGTTTATGGTTCTATGTTGTTTAATAGAACTATACGACGACTTCTATTCGTCTGTAGTTCAGCCCTCACTAGACTTCCTCTCTGTCAGGTGGAAATGTTATTCCGCCAAGGGGACTAATTCCCAGGTCCGAAAAATGATCTTGAATCCTCGCTCTAAAGACGAGGATCATGATCATCAAGACACCAAGTGGATATTACGTGAAGAAGTTGAGATGGTAATTAAAAGATTAGGACTTTCCTGGGAGCCAAATTGTGACATGAAGTTACCAGAAATATTTACTTCACATGATATCGCAAATATGTTCAATGCGAATGAGCCAAGCCTAGGGGAAGTCAAGCAAGCTTTTGATTTGTTTGATGAGAATAGTGATGGCTATATAGACCAAAATGAGTTAGCCAGAGTCCTCAAGAGGCTGGGCTTAAAAGAATTCTCGGAAACTGAATGTCGGAAgatgattaaaatttatgatcGAAACAGGGACGGGCTTATTGATTTCTCCGAGTTCTGTGAGCTTGTCGACGACAGCTTCTGTTAA